The following are encoded in a window of Pseudalgibacter alginicilyticus genomic DNA:
- a CDS encoding transposase gives MYKNDKVIRRYSEPFKLKILAELTTGKHTKSELCKLYSIAPTTVNEWIKKYNRKDLMNTRVKVETKDET, from the coding sequence ATGTACAAAAATGACAAAGTAATCAGACGGTATTCAGAACCTTTCAAACTGAAAATTTTAGCCGAACTTACAACCGGTAAACACACAAAGAGCGAACTTTGTAAACTCTACTCCATTGCTCCAACAACGGTCAACGAGTGGATTAAAAAGTACAATCGTAAAGATCTAATGAACACCAGAGTAAAAGTGGAAACAAAAGACGAAACCTAA
- a CDS encoding alpha/beta fold hydrolase: MVKKIIFWVYLLANFHFVTAQTEKLQWLDIELSNYQYPYEVSFLELTIQEQNLKMAYMDVKPEAYNGKNIVLFHGKNFNGAYWETTIKALTNAGFRVIVPDQIGFGKSSKPLHFHYTFQQLAQNTKSLLDTLGIEKTAILGHSMGGMLATRFTLMYPEITEKFILENPIGLEDWKLKVPYKPVEWWYKNELKKSYEGIKKYQLVNYYDNNWKPEYDQWVNLLAGWTLNSDYETIAWNNALTYDMIFTQPVVYEFKNITAPTLLIIGTRDRTALGKPLVSEEVRKTMGLYNQLGKETHNKIPHAKLVELENVGHLPHIEKFEAFISPLIKFLQN; this comes from the coding sequence ATGGTAAAAAAAATAATATTTTGGGTTTATTTGTTGGCGAATTTCCATTTTGTAACAGCACAAACCGAAAAGTTACAATGGTTAGATATTGAATTGTCCAATTACCAATATCCGTACGAAGTTTCGTTTTTGGAATTAACGATTCAAGAACAAAACCTAAAAATGGCGTATATGGACGTTAAGCCAGAAGCATATAACGGCAAAAACATTGTGCTTTTTCACGGTAAAAATTTTAATGGTGCTTATTGGGAAACAACCATTAAAGCCTTAACTAATGCAGGGTTTCGTGTAATCGTCCCAGACCAAATAGGCTTCGGGAAATCGTCTAAGCCATTACATTTTCATTATACCTTTCAGCAATTAGCACAAAACACAAAATCACTTTTAGACACATTGGGTATTGAAAAAACAGCCATTTTAGGACATTCAATGGGCGGAATGCTAGCCACTAGATTTACCTTAATGTATCCAGAAATAACAGAAAAGTTTATTCTAGAAAACCCCATTGGCTTGGAAGACTGGAAACTAAAAGTACCTTACAAACCTGTAGAATGGTGGTATAAAAATGAACTCAAAAAAAGTTATGAAGGGATAAAGAAATATCAATTGGTGAATTACTATGACAACAATTGGAAACCCGAATATGATCAATGGGTAAATTTATTGGCCGGTTGGACGTTGAATTCCGATTATGAAACCATAGCTTGGAACAATGCCTTAACGTATGATATGATTTTTACACAGCCCGTTGTATACGAGTTTAAAAATATCACTGCCCCTACTTTACTAATTATTGGAACCAGAGACAGAACCGCACTTGGTAAACCGCTTGTAAGTGAGGAGGTAAGAAAAACTATGGGTTTGTATAATCAGTTAGGAAAAGAAACGCACAATAAAATACCTCATGCTAAATTAGTAGAGTTAGAAAATGTAGGGCATCTTCCTCACATCGAAAAATTTGAAGCTTTTATTTCTCCCTTAATAAAGTTCTTGCAAAATTAA
- a CDS encoding sulfatase-like hydrolase/transferase has product MKKYIILTGLTISLLSCKNNQTIKEVESSPNILLIIADDMGKDALAGFKEGEVKPHIPNIDAIRKKGVNFTNFWTYPTCSPTRASMITGKYGYRTGVRWANQKLSENEILLQKYINDHTNNSYATAVIGKWHVSGYDATINPETFGIDYYEGIFIGSVKDYYNWPLSNNGKQSISNEYTSKKFTNLASHWIQKQDKPWFMWLAYNAPHTPFHIPPAEMHSQGNLPTYKEGVDPTPYFMASIEAMDYQIGQLLSSLSEEEKENTLIIFMGDNGTEPLVTQAPYASNQVKRSLYQGGINMPLFVSGKGVERKGTDNNLITSTDMFATIAEIAGVEIDEINDSKSFKSLFSEKKSIRKYQYSEMKNEKNDAWTISNGTYKLIVFANGIEEMYNLINDPYEKNNILNANLNTIERRSKEALETELLRIRH; this is encoded by the coding sequence ATGAAGAAATATATAATACTTACTGGGCTAACAATTTCCTTACTATCCTGCAAAAACAATCAGACGATTAAAGAGGTTGAAAGTTCCCCAAACATATTATTAATCATAGCAGACGATATGGGGAAAGATGCTTTAGCCGGCTTTAAAGAAGGGGAAGTAAAACCACACATTCCAAACATCGATGCGATTAGAAAAAAGGGGGTGAATTTCACAAACTTTTGGACCTATCCAACGTGCTCGCCTACCAGAGCATCAATGATTACCGGTAAATATGGATACAGAACCGGTGTAAGGTGGGCAAATCAAAAATTAAGCGAAAATGAAATCCTGTTACAAAAATATATCAACGACCACACCAACAATAGCTATGCAACCGCTGTAATTGGTAAATGGCATGTATCTGGATACGATGCAACAATTAATCCAGAAACCTTTGGTATTGATTATTATGAAGGTATTTTTATAGGCTCTGTAAAAGATTATTACAACTGGCCATTATCCAATAATGGGAAACAATCCATAAGCAATGAGTACACCTCAAAAAAGTTTACCAATTTGGCTTCTCATTGGATTCAAAAACAAGACAAACCTTGGTTTATGTGGTTAGCATATAATGCTCCACATACACCTTTCCATATTCCTCCTGCAGAAATGCATAGTCAAGGAAATTTACCGACTTACAAAGAAGGTGTAGACCCAACACCTTACTTTATGGCTTCAATTGAGGCCATGGATTATCAAATAGGACAACTGTTAAGTTCATTATCAGAAGAAGAAAAAGAAAATACGCTTATCATTTTTATGGGTGATAATGGCACCGAACCCCTTGTAACACAAGCGCCATATGCTTCAAATCAGGTGAAGAGAAGTCTTTATCAAGGGGGTATTAATATGCCCCTATTTGTATCTGGTAAAGGCGTGGAAAGAAAAGGGACAGATAACAATTTAATTACGAGCACTGATATGTTTGCCACAATAGCCGAAATAGCAGGAGTGGAAATTGATGAAATAAACGACAGCAAAAGTTTTAAGTCGCTATTCTCTGAAAAAAAATCAATCAGAAAGTATCAGTATTCTGAAATGAAGAATGAAAAAAATGATGCTTGGACCATTAGTAATGGCACCTATAAGCTCATCGTATTTGCTAATGGTATAGAAGAAATGTATAACCTCATTAATGATCCTTACGAAAAAAACAACATACTGAATGCCAATCTAAATACTATTGAAAGAAGGTCTAAAGAAGCATTAGAAACCGAATTGTTAAGGATAAGACATTAA
- a CDS encoding IS3 family transposase: MKAKEKSKGFTSLTTITRCFGLKRDAYYKYKSRADKRLIQEQQIIKIVSRKRKSLPREGVRKLIKSLDNEFYKANIKVGRDSLFSVLRKYNMLTLRKKTSARTTNSYHRFYKYNNLIKDRKITRPNQVWVSDITYIRTIKGFCYLALITDMYSRKIVGYDLSDSLELKGCVRALNKALYQTKSTKDLIHHSDRGIQYCSNVYTQVLKRNKIDISMTEENHCYENAMAERVNGILKDEFYLDQTFDNVDHAKRATKNAINLYNQIRLHLSLDFKTPNMVYKLSA; this comes from the coding sequence ATTAAAGCTAAAGAGAAATCTAAGGGATTTACATCTTTAACAACTATAACGCGTTGTTTTGGTCTTAAACGTGATGCGTATTATAAATACAAATCTAGAGCTGATAAGCGGTTAATACAGGAACAACAAATTATAAAAATAGTCAGTAGAAAACGTAAATCCCTTCCTAGAGAAGGTGTGAGAAAACTCATTAAATCGTTAGACAATGAGTTTTACAAAGCCAATATTAAAGTCGGCAGAGACTCTTTATTTAGCGTACTTAGAAAGTATAATATGCTCACACTAAGAAAGAAAACCAGTGCCAGAACTACAAACTCTTATCATCGCTTTTATAAATACAATAACCTGATAAAAGATAGAAAAATTACAAGGCCAAATCAGGTGTGGGTAAGCGATATTACCTACATAAGAACCATTAAAGGATTTTGTTACTTAGCACTAATAACAGATATGTATTCTAGGAAAATTGTCGGTTATGATCTAAGTGATAGCCTGGAACTAAAAGGATGTGTTAGAGCTCTAAACAAAGCTCTGTACCAAACAAAGAGCACTAAAGATTTAATACATCATTCAGACAGAGGCATACAGTATTGCAGTAATGTATACACACAAGTTCTTAAAAGAAATAAGATAGATATTAGTATGACGGAAGAAAACCATTGTTACGAAAATGCCATGGCAGAGCGTGTAAACGGCATATTAAAAGATGAATTTTATCTCGACCAGACCTTTGATAACGTGGATCACGCGAAAAGAGCTACAAAAAATGCAATTAATTTATACAACCAAATAAGATTACATTTATCTTTAGACTTCAAAACACCGAATATGGTATATAAATTATCAGCTTAA